The genomic window AATGCCGTCGTGCTTGAgcaatatttcagtttcctCTGAACTGAGACAGAAGCAGAGCCATGGTTGCcgttttttgcttttttttttttttttttagagctgcttttctttggctttggGTAAAGTCTTCAGGGTTCCAAAAACTACCCGCTATGCAAGAGGAGTGTTCCACGtaacaatttttgttgtttaggATTCAAACTTGTTAGTACAGTCCCCAGTGCTCATAAATGACCACATAGACAGTACCCTTTCGCCAAGTGTTTTGCCCTTCCATGTCATAGGAACCGTTTCCATCAGTTTATGGTCTTGGCATAAAAGCAAAACcttaaaaatgctgtgcttgTTCTCTCACTGTTATTTCGGCTTGCTTCCTAGAATGGTGAGAACTTCTGTATACTGGATGAGCAGAGGTTTGCTAAGGAGCTGCTCCCGAAGTACTTCAAACACAACAATATCTCCAGTTTCATACGACAGCTGAACATGTGTAAGCATCGTCTGTTTGTGTaatgtgtgtatgcatgctGCCTGCATTGCTGTACTGAAAAAAGATTGTCACCCTGATGGATCAAGCTGGACTAAATCCCTCGattatgttttctgtgctcTACTTGTGAGCGTCATAGGCATGTTACATAATGGATATCCTATAACTTGTACAGGCAAAGAAGCTGGAGTGAGGTGGCAATCCAACactgtgcagggctgcagcacagcagaagtgGTTGCTTTGGAGCTGATAGTTTATGGGCCGTGTGAAGGTATAAGCTGTACAGAAAACAGCTGCCTCCTTTAGAATTTCCATTTGGAGGAAGAGGGTTAAGCCATTAAGTAAATCCTTTTCGGGAAAGGAGAGGATCTGAAAGATGTTCTGCATCTGCCTGTGTTTCTTCCATGAACTGTAACTATTTGGGAGCTAAGTGGTAACACCAAACTACAAGCTGTAAATAGTCTGCATGCCTTTACTTTGTTCAGtacaaatacttctttttaaaaaaaatcttcctattTCATAATGTTAGAAGCATGTTTGGCTCCAATGAAACAGAATGATAGAATTCATCATGTAGCATTGGCAAAGAAAGTTAATTAACGGCAATGGATTGATAATAGTAACAGTGGCTTACAGGGAGTTGTTGAGAAGATTTGGAGGAACTCTGTTCTTGCCCAGATTTCCTTGGTCTCTCTTAGCCAATGTCTATTCAGATTCTATGTTAGACATGACAGAGAAAGTGGTCGTATAGTAtccttgtgctgctgtttgAGTTAAGAGTTGAGATTCCATACTTGTGTGTCAAAGGAGAGTGCAAACAAACAGTTGTCAGTTACCTTATGGTAAGGCTGAACGCTTACAATGCTGTCCTGAATGCTTACTCTTCATGTCCTTATTGGACTGATGGCCACATCGTTTTCCTGCTGCACTTATCCTAAGCTTTGATTGAAGTTTTCTAATGAGCATGCTGTTGAAGTGCAGTGAGGCTGGAATATGTTAACCGTGTTAAAAACTTGCATGAGGAGAGAGATGCATTGGTCTGTCAACTAATTTGCGTCTACCCTTTGGTATTTCAAGCCATTGTGGAAATTGGGCTGGTAATGTTGTATTTCAAGCAGGTAGTCTTTAATGAAAAAGGTACTGCATGTGCGTGTGTTTCCATAGGTCGAGGGCTAATTTCTCCTTGCATTGTTCTGTAGACCCTGGTGGTAGATGACAGCATTTGTTTTGATATGTAGTTGCCTGAGATTGTTAACATGAAAGGAGAGGTGCAACGATAATATTTTAGTTGTAATGTCCTAATTAATCTCACTTTTGACTGTCTTCTGTGATTATTTGAACATTCTTGTCTTGCCATTGGATACTGGAAAGCCTCTGCCATGCATGCTGCTTGTACAGCCTGCAAGATTATTTGGTGGCATTGTAGATGTGTCCCCTGTCTGTGACAATCGGAGCAGTGAAATGACTGAACACCAAAAGTTCCAGCACCTATTAACTGTATAGGTGTAGGTATTTCAGTAGTTATGGGGTTTTCTTTAGCTATGTTCTATAGCAGTAAGCTTTACACTGAAagaaatgacttttctttttttttttaatccctctCCACAGATGGTTTCAGGAAGGTGATTGCTCTGGAGAATGGTATGattacagcagagaaaagctCAGTCATTGAATTCCAGCATGCATTCTTCAAGCAAGGGAAGGCACATTTATTGGAAAACATCAAGCGCAAGGTATGGTCTATGCATGTATttactttgcctttttccttaTGAAAAGAAGCTTATCTAGAGGAAGTATGGGGGTGTCAAACACTTTACAGCCAACAAATTCCACGTGAACCAAGGTTATGTGTTGTCAACTCTTTGTAAAAAGAGTCACAGAatgaaagaagtaaaagaagaTACATTGTCACTTGGTGGTCATTGAAAATTAGCAAGGACTACAGCAAGGGCAGCAGTAATCAGTTCATTTGGACAAGCTTGTATGATTTATATTGTTCCTCAAATACTATATCACCAATAAGCTACATCTGGTTTTAGCActtacaattttcttttgtacatTCAGGCCTTGTCTGACCTGTTTCTGCACAGATATTTATCTTGTACTTGCGCATTTCAGCCCATAACATCCTGGCTGCCAGAGAAAGACACTATCGTGGTACATCATGTTGACATTTGaacttcagtcttttctttggAATGTCGTAATATGGTAGCTACATTGCCCAAGTTAATGAAAGAACAGGGTAGGCTTGAGGATTAGCTGGGGAGCCATAATTGTGTTTTGATTGATTCTTCACTGTGCTGTCTCTGTTCAGAATCACAATTGGTCAGATACAGTTGCACGGTTGCTTCTCTGACACAGGCCTGTGCTTTTCCCAGATGCTGTAACTGCTAACTTGTTTTAGCTTGCACACCCTGCTTTCTGGTATGGTGAGACAGTCAGCTGCTGACGTTATGTATGGCACCATGTATCCCATGAGCGTTGCACTGGGTGGAGTATTCTAGATGGGGAGACAAAAGCTCTAGTTAGTGCCAAAGACATTCACACAAAATGGTTGAACATGCTGGTGAAACATACTCTTTGTTGCAcaggaaatgtgatttttgcaATGTCTGTTAGCTTTTCTTGCTCTTTACAGCCTGGAATTAAgtaatatttcagtttgtgctatAAACTGGCTTTCAGGCCTCCAACAGGAGTTCAAGTTTGAATGCAGGGCTTCCTTGACTTACTCTATTTTACTGTTAGGTCTAGGTTTTCTGCTGATGCGCGTCAGTCTTGACACCCTTATTATCTAGTTACAGACTCTGAAAAAAGTAGTTCCTTGTACTCGGCAGAATGCTTTAGTTTGGCTCCTCTATCTAGAGGCAGGCCTACGGTATTTGAAATTTCTACCTTCTGTCTGCATCTTTTGCATGTCTTTGCCATGGACAGGTGGTATGCTAAGAGGAATCAGATAGTCTTGAATTTCATTTGGGATAAGCATTGTGTGCCTTAGCATAAGGTATTATCTACAACAAACAGCGAAGGGTCCAAAAATGTAGTCAGAGAACTGTTGGGCCATTCATTCCATCCTTTGTAACACTGGACCAGAGAAAACAGTTATATCTGTGCAGTGATTGTTGAATGTTATAATTGTGTTGTTTTACCATGAATTGAtggaatattattttataacacAGTTTGTCAATTTCTGACCACTTAATGAACTGGGAAAGGGGGGGGATCTGTAAGCCAATAACCTGCATGGAAGCTATCTGACACTTCATTAAGCTAATGTCAGATGCTTCCACCTCTCTCTTGGACTTTAAGAGAATAATAAGTAAAATCATAGCATGCTGTAGGTTGGAAGGGGCATCTGATGGCTGTCTGGtacaacttcattttatttgattatGGTCAGTATTTGGCTGaatgttttgcaaaattatGTCTACAAAACCTGTACATACCATTCATATTTGTGATGAGACCTATCATTTTCAAAACCTTGAATTGTATATAAACCATCAATGCCACCACCACAGACTTACTGAAGGAAATTAGAGAATTATGACTGTGGAAGTGTGAAGAGGCAAAAATGcgctttttgctttctgattacTATTCCACCATCATTTGAAGAGGAAGCATTTATAGATTTTGCTGTGGGTAGAAAAGCAGTTTGGACCCTGACTTTCTGGAGACAAGCCTCTGTAATCTTGTAAAGTCACTGCGTGGAATTGTAATAGAGGAAACAACAGTATAGGGATCTGTGGTTCAGCTGGTGTAGGACAAATTTTCCAATCAGGTAGGTGTCATGTAAGTAGattcctgttttttccccaataacTTAATGGAAATTTGTTACTCCTGTGCTGGCAGATTTATCCGcagttaaaaatgaatgtgacCATACCCTCTTTTACTCCTCTAttacttgttttgcttttggctGGTGGCTTACACTTTGACACTAGAGGGCAAGCTTTCTTCAGACATGTCAGAGAGAACCGCTTATGAAAGGCAGTTTTCAACCACTGGTAGGGATTTTAGCATGAATTACAATGGTGCCATTCTCTTGATTTCATTGacatcttgttttttttcacatggTTGAGACTGTCCTAAAGGCTGTCATCTATAACAATTGTCTTGTTTTATGATACACAAGTTTTATATGATCTTACCTAATATTTTAATGGAGTTTTTACCTCTTCTACAGACTAATTACACTGTTCATTTAGAAAAAAGTATGAAAGGCACTGTTCTTAGTAAAGAATGTGTAACTTGATCCTATTTTAGGTATCTGCAGTAAGAACTGAGGATCTCAAGGTCTGTGCAGAGGATTTACACAAAGTACTCTCTGAAGTCCAGGAAATGAGAGAGCAGCAGAACAACATGGATGTCAGACTGGCTAACATGAAGAGGTACGCTCTGTTTCAGAAGCACTTAGGAATTGAATGGGGTTTATAGCTAAAGGAGCTTGACTCTAAACGTGTTTCAGTTGAAACAGGTGATgctatattctttttttatgaATCTGCATTCTGTGCCACACAGCATTTTGAatagtttgttttcataattcAGTAACAGACCAGAAATTCAAACTGGGAGTTTCTTGTCTATCTTGAGATGTCAATTTAGTTGCCATCATCTATAGTATTTTTTTAGGGGTATCAAATAATTTCCTGTTCTAAACACAAAGCAGGGCTAGATGCAACAAGGGAGAATtaatgtttgattttctttctgatcaGAAATGGACTTTGTGTGTCCTCATCTCTGTTCCTTCATATGCTTTTTGCATGGGCACTGGGAGTTCACTCAGATCACTGGCATGCAAGTGGGTATCAACCAAAGCTCAGAAGATGAATTTACTCCCTCTGttcatattgttttgtttgttttttaatattttgaaacttcTGAGGTGGTCTGTGTTACAAGTAGCCTGTTTCCAAACACCAAGTCTTAATTCTAAGCTTTAGAGGCTTTGAAGGAAGGAATACCTCAGATCAAGATTATTGATGGAGCAGCAGAGAATGAGAATGTGCTAATTAGTGAGCATTTGGTCCTGCTTGGTGGAGAATGGAGTTAGTTTAACCCAGGGCTTATATTAGTGGATCTGACTAACTAATTGTTAGTTATCCACAGAAGGAATGTTGCCATTGGTCCTGCAAGGTACTGTGAAAGTTTGAAAGCTGTGAAACTAAATCATATAAAGTAAACTCTGTTCATCCTCTGTCTTCTGATTTATTCTGCATTGCAGAGAAAATAAGGCCCTGTGGAAAGAAGTGGCAGTTCTAAGGCAGAAGCACAGTCAACAACAGAAGCTGCTGTCTAAGGTACCATTGCAGCATCTTCAGTGCTACCATCCTTATTCCTGCCTCTGTGATACTTGATGGCATTCTTTGCTTATGTAGAATGATAAATGACACAGAGCTGAACAGGCTATATTAatacagcacaaagaaaatgttcacAGTTCCTGAGTGTCCAAGAAGTAGCACAGCAAAGAATCCCAAGCAAgggatttttccttttactaaGGAAAATCTtagtaaaaacaattttaatgtGTTGAAATCTCAGTGAATCTTATTTggagagaaataattaaatcaagTTGACCTGGGGTAAATGTGGGGCAGGAGTCATGGTAATGAGCAAGATACTGCAGGCACACAGAATGGAGCCTGTGAAAGAACGAACCAAGGCAGACTTAGAATATTCAAGAAGTCAACTTGGAACCTGGAAACAAAAGGAGTTGCTGCACTGGATCAAATTTTCTCTGGTTTATCCCTCAGCTTTTTCTGGTCTGGAGTTTTCCATAGTGACTTGCGGTGttatattacatttttgtaaaaatctgtgcaagtgaaataatttttcaatggcttttgtaactttttttttcttttaacataaaGGTACAAATGGATATTTAATTTACCTGTTAATTTCaatcacaaaaataaagtctgagttaataatttaatattctgATTGCTAAGCTAATCACTTGGTTTTGgctctctgttttttctttttagattcTTCAATTTATACTAAGTTTGATGCGAGGAAATTATATTGTTGGGgtcaaaaggaaaaggtaatTACTGGATAGGTCACAAACTAGTGTCAGATGTGCATTATGGGGATGAATCAACTTCTAGAAGCAAGATACTTTTCTCAAGGTGCATGATGAATATTTTTACATAGGATGGGAAGAGAATATACTATGCATTTTGAGGTTTGAAGGGAACGGTTGCCAGAAATGgtagctctttaaaaaaaaaaaaaaaaagtgccagtGTTACTGACTTATCGCAAAACAAAAAGTGTGCTTAGAGTGTAGTCTGTCTGCAGTACgtttaaataaacaatttcaAAAAAGCCACTTTTAGAAATCAAAGAGTAGTTCTTACTGTTACTGCACATATTTGGCATTGCTACAGCTGTTTACTACAGAAGTATACACTAAAGTCATACTTTGTCTCAGGTCTCTAACGGATGCTGCAGGTGCTTCACCTTCCAAATACAGCCGTCAGTATGTTCGCATACCTGTGGAGAGTGGCCAAGCAGTAAGTCTTTCTAGGGAAGGAGACACTGGGTTGGACAGGATGCTGTACAGTGATCTTGAAGTCTTCCTTACAACTGTTAATATTCTGATCTTATAATCAAATGCACTCTATTTTGAAATGGGCTGATTTAAAACATTGCTCTGTCTGCAAAATCCCACCAATCCATACAACTTGGCATAGATGAAATCTGAACGGGAGATAGAAGCTTCAAGAAGAAAGGagattaaacattaaaaataacagactTTTTTGGTTTATTCATTCTATTTGCTATATATTGCAGATGGCTTTTTCTGAACATAATTCAGATGATGAGGATGGAAATGGTACAGGTCTCATCATTCGAGATATCACTGATACCCTGGAAAATGCCACCAATGGTCTCCTTGCTGTGGCACACACAAGTGGCAGAGCCAGGTACGTATAGGGATGTGAAAGTTAACAACTGAAGCATAAATCCTAGTAGTTATGTTAATGTAAGTTACCCAATATGTTTTGGGAACCCACCTCTGAGTTTCTGCTCTATTTGTACATTATAGGTCTGTTTGTAGGCTCTCTAGACTAAAAAGTAGACCAATCTGAAATTTTTTAGTTCCAGAGACGCAATGTTGTGAGTTTCCCTCCCACTAAATGTCCATGTATTCTTATGCCCTCTTTGGTCTGTCAGAATTTAGTTATGTGAAGTCAAGCTGTTCTTTTCCATATGTCCTATATATGAACTCATTATCAATCTGAAGAGTTACAGAGCCGGTGTTTGGTCTccatgctggaagaaaaaaacatgaggTTTTgttagcaaattaaaaaaacaaaacaaaacaaaactgtaagaattgaacctttttaaaaaaatcacattttattctGGTCTATTCTGTATAGCAggtatgaaataaatgcaaataaaaggcTTAAAGGGGGGCTTTTCTTtatagaaactgaaaatgcGTGACTGTGACTGTCAGTATATAAAGGGCGGTTATAAGAGATGGAGAGAGATTTTTATCAGTGTCTTCAGTGGCAGGACAAaaggtaatggttttaaactgacagagggtagatttagcttggatattaagaagaatttattttgtgattagGGTAGGGAGGTGCTCTAACAGCCTGTCCAGAAAAGATCATGGATGCCCCATGATTGAAAGTGTTCCACGTCAGGTTGGACAGGACTTCCAAGCAACTTGAACTAGTGAAAgatgtccctgcctatggcagggtgtttggactgggtgatctttaaaggtcctttcctacccaaaccattttatgattgTATGAAAATGGGGCATTCTGCTCTGATACATGCTGTCCATAGAAATTGTAACAACTGATTCTTCATCTGCCTTTAGGAAGGCACTTTCTTTTACAAGACCAGTTGGTTATTTGAGCTCTTAATAGGCTTGACCTCACTAGGTATTAAGATGTAAAATACTAAGCTTCCAGTGAGCACTAACACAGTTGATATTCTCCTGTGTCTTGTTTCTCTGTGGGTTGCATTTTAGAGAGACACAGACAGCTCTGGATCCTGGCTTACCTATTTGTCAAGTATCACAGCCAAATGAGTTAAATTGTGTAGAACCTATCCCTCCAGTTCATATAAATGATGTCAGCAAATCCGGTGAAATAGGAAATGTTGCTGTGGAACTCCATGCTGCACAAGCTAATGCTCCAGAAGACCCTGCATCAGTGATTGACTCCATCTTGAATGAGAATAACTCTGGAAACCAAAGTGATCCTTTACTGGACAGGTATGCAGATCACTATATTCACTTATTTCTGGACACTTACGCAGTTGTCTTGCAGAATCTCATTATTAAACAGTTCTGTGTCATAGTTTTAGAGGATGTATCTAGCAGAACATAGTGAAATTGCTTTTCAAACATCTCCAATGAAATGagttttctcccccttttctaaTAGGTCTTGAAAAAGACAAGCATTAGCATAGACTAAAAGCAGGGCAAGTTCATCTGGAATCTGTTCTGTCAGCTGTCACAAGTTTGCCTTGACTTCTGGTATTTCTTTTGGAGCATTAGCGTGGTTGGTCTGTCCTGTCAGCCCTTGTATCGCCAACTACTGATGTTGCCAAGTGTGCTGCCCAACAGCAGATCAGACTAGAGATTCCAGTAGGGAACCATGCACCTCCTTGTTTCTTAGGACTGCCTTGAAATCGTACATTATTTGTAGCTAAGTATTCCAATACAGAAGTAAGCTTGCAGCACAGTGAGAAACTCAGTACTGGGCCACATGTGCCACTTCCTTTCTACTTCATTTATTGTCCCTTGTATCCTGACCCCAGTCCTtacaaacacatacaattaGGTAACAATCTGGTGTTCCTGTTTCAAAATAGATACCTAGTGTTCCTTCAGATGCAGATTATCTGTAGTCCTTTGCTTATCATTTATTGTTCACAGGTAAAAGCTTTTGGACCTTATCCTAAACAGATACTAGTCCATAGACTGAATTCTGAGAACATtcaaaagatattaaaatgaaagaggaaatagTTACATGAGGAGGATTGCTTTTTTGAAATGATAGCTGTTATGATACTTGCTGTACAGATGGCTTTCCTTGCATGTGTTCTGCAAAGAATTGGGCCATGGAAATTGATACAGCAATGTGGTTTTGTTAATTTGGCCATAAGCTGTTCTGGATTGTGAGCAACCCTGTCTGGCTGTCATCTCGCCCAACAGCTGTAATAACCAACCAATTAGCAGCTTATAAGAGGTTTTTCCTGTCCTGTAGTGTAAAAGACGACCCTAATTGCTGACTGTTGCTTgtggtaattttctttttttcagagaggAAATTCAAGATTTTCTTAATTGTATTGATGCCAGCCTTGAAGAGCTTCAAGCAATGTTGTCTGGGAAGCAGTATAACTTTGGCTCTGAAGCTTTCAGCGATGTGAGTggcttttcatttattctggTTTCTGAAAAGTACAGTTTAGGTTGTGTTACAAGATTTTATGGATTTGTTCCATGTTGTAATGGGCAAGTGagaagaaaatcttgaaaagCAAATAGTTATGGATAGAATTGTACATAGTCATCCGAGGAGTCTAACAAAATATAAGGTAATGCTGAGAGCCTTTTTCAGTTTATACAGTACTTTCATTTCATATAACTTAAAAACAACCAAGTTCTCTCCTTCTTGCTGTTTATTGTCACATCCTGATTACTGATCCATGTGCTTCCTTGGGCAGATGAAGTAGGATCTCTCAGAAGTTTTAATAACCTTATTATGTCATAAACTCTCCTATATATggtctgtttctgttttcagacatttaatcctgagctgccagctctggatATGAACTTGATGGAAACTCCCCCTGGTATGGAAAATGTAAGAGTAAGATTTGCTTCTGTGGTGGGGAGGGCTAAAGTGATTCTAAGAGCTAAACTTTCCTGATGCAGTTTAAGGGTAGGGACCAGACTGATAGCACAGGATgaaactgacattttatttaatccttatgacttcatgttttctgttattaCTGTTGGTGTACAGGAATGTAATAAGGTTCTCAAAATAAGCTTCTTAAATTTCTAGCTGCAGTAACACACTCAGTGTGCTGATTTCAATTGATACTTTGCTTAGAATAACACTTTGCTTTATAAATGTACCTGAGAGCATAAGGAAGAGGGAAACACGCTGGTGTTTGCTGAATGAGCTGTCTGCCTGCCCTGAGGaacttttttaattattcctgtCTATTAATTCTGTATCTTCTGTTTAGAAAGAACAGGTTGGAAAATCTAGTCTCTGTTTTTGGTCTATGTGAAAAgagtttcttgttttgtcttttagtcaAGTAATAACTACGCCTGGGATTGTAGTTCAGATTGTGTGCCTTCGTCTGCTGGAAGGctgaagaaaaagtattaaacaaagaaaaaaaaagtaatgcgGTATGCAGTATTTATTCTAAACATGTCTGCATAAAACTTCCTCAGAGGACATGCTAAAGCTCAGTACAACTTTCTATTGAATGGGGCCCAAAAAAGGAATGTCTTATGTTACAAAAAAGCCTTGCAagtgtcatttattttgtaactCAGCAATACTATTTGAACTAGGACTTCTCTGTCATGGGAGCTTACATCACAACTGAGGTAAAATCCTGTTGTGTTCGAGCAGTGCTTGTAAAACTtgattttattgctgaaatCATGTGTAACAGTGTTATTCCAACAAAGCAGACCATAAGAAAGCTTTGGGCTGGGTGGGTAAACTGAATATTTGCTAATCATGAGATTGTTTGGCTCTGGTAAGTTAAGTTTGTCTGTATTTCATCTTGCACTTTTCTGAGAGTTCCTGTTTGCCGGCCTCTGTGGAATAATGGGTTTGTGGGGTCAGGAGTTTACATTACTCAGCGGTGTCATTCCTATTCCCTCCTCCTTTCACCTTTAATTATGTTAACCAGCCAGTTAAGAACTGGATATTTTTGTTAAgcattctgttttattctttgtcCATTTTGCTTCAGATTGCGAACTTGGCAGACAGCACTGAAGATCTAGGAGCAAGTGAGAGAGAAACAGCAGGAAGCAAAGGTGGGCAGGAAGGAACAGCTGTGACAATTCCAAACTCTTCCAAAACTATGTATTGAAATGGAATTTTTCTAGCTTGTAATACGGCTTAATTCCTTCTTTGGCCTGGGCTTAAAAAGTTCTTAAAGACTGGGATGTTTCACTGACTTTAATGAAGCTGTACCTCAATCTTACAGGCCCCGTTCTGTTCCCCATGTTGGTGTTAACCGTTCCTCTTTTCTTATATGTGACGGAGTGCCACAATAAGGAGCAGAACTGCAAATGTCATTGTGGAAGTATCTCGTATATGACAACACCCACAAATGAAGTGCTACTCATTCTACTTTAGTGATGCCAGTGCATGCAATATATTCAGTGGCCTGAAGTGTGTTTTAGATACTGATCTTAGCTGTAGGTCTTAGTCATTTCCAACTGTAGATGTGGTCTTTCAGAGCTCAGCTGTGCAGTTTTCTTTAGTGAAGCAAGTTTTGAAGCACCTTTTCCAGTGTTCCTTGCATTCCTTTAAAGCATTTCACTTTAAGTGTCGTAGGATCCTGgagtttaaaatgtttgttttccctcagaTATGCAGCTGATACAGTACAGGGCCAATCCTCTGCTTTCATTATTTGAAGAACTACCTTCCAGTGAAGCCACAGGGAAGACAGAGGATCCAAAAGACCTCCTCTTGGCCCCGCTGGAGGAAAAACCTGCTCTCCAACCTCCTTCAGGTGGTGAAACTGTCTTGCCATTAGCAGCTCCAGAAAACCAGGCAGAGCCTCCGGATGCTCTGGGAATGGGTGATCCACCTCTCCTCTCAGAAGATGGGAATGGAGAGTATAAACTGTTTCCACTCTTGCTCCTCAGTCCTGTTGCTAACTTCATAGAAGAGGCCTCTGAGATAGAAACTTCTTGAACTCATGTAATATGTATAACTGGCGTAGTGGTGTGAAACAGACAGCAAGGATAAATGGATCAGCAAGAAGTTTGATCTTCTCTCTCCTATCCTGCTTACTGGGTGTCATATTCTATATAGACAAGAGAAAGTTCTCTTTCTACAAGCAAGGAGTGCATgtggaaaagctgaaaacaagctCAAAGCAAGAGATAATGGGAATGAAGacatggggaggagggaagcgCAACCTTTCTGTAAACATACCGCAATGTATTCCATAACTGTTTTAATCTGATATCCTTATTGCAAAAGGAAATCTGTTTGTATCCTGTTTGTAAAATCTGGCTGTTTTTTATTAGCTATGTAGTAATGTCGTGTGTAATGTTTCAAACCTGAGTTTTACTCTTTCTGAGATGTTTCAAGAGGTGGCTTGTCTATTGTTTGgagtttttttaatttgaggtttcttttttaatagtttgTGGCTACAATTGTTTGCACCTGCTTAGATTACTTTCCTACTCCTAGATTTGCTCCTAGGTACAGggaacattttttcctatggaaaattatattttaactcTGGAATATTACTTTTTAACATCCTAACACGCATCCATTGCCATGGATTGTAGGTGTTGCAGTAGGAAGTGCTTGCCACTGGGCGTAATGCTGATTTCTCATGCACATTGTGTGGCAGCTCTTCTAGGGTAACTTGCACATAGGTCATTTGTTCTTGAAAATTGTGAGTAGAACTGATTGGTGAGGTGTCTACTGAAGTCTAGCAGCTAtccttaaaatgtcttttaaaaaaaaaataaatccttaaaacaaaaaaggtatGGGGTAACTTGCGCTGACATAGgacattcattttctcttctgcttgcaGTATGTAGTTGTTTATCTGACCTCACATGAACAGTGGactttttcctgcattttctgcTCATGGGATTTTAAAGCTAAATTGACTAAAATCATTTGACTCCATTGACAATGAATGACAAACTGGTGTCTGCCTAATTAAACTTTTCCCAGAATTCTGTCCTACACTGTTTTCCAAACTTCTTTGAACAGCTGTAATGTAGACATCAGCATTTATCCACTGTTGTCAGTGGGACAGCAAGTGCTCTTTCACTGATACCAAATCTTTAACAGTCTATCGCAAGCCCACACAAACCTGAAATTTGCCGTAGTCATACAAAAATGTTGGGGCTTGAAAAGGCCTGGAGACAAGTAGAAAAAGAGCTGTGTAATGCCATATGGTATTTTCTACTGCTG from Aythya fuligula isolate bAytFul2 chromosome 13, bAytFul2.pri, whole genome shotgun sequence includes these protein-coding regions:
- the LOC116494573 gene encoding heat shock factor protein 3 — protein: MREGSALPGGPGAAAVPGFLAKLWALVEDPQSDDVICWSRNGENFCILDEQRFAKELLPKYFKHNNISSFIRQLNMYGFRKVIALENGMITAEKSSVIEFQHAFFKQGKAHLLENIKRKVSAVRTEDLKVCAEDLHKVLSEVQEMREQQNNMDVRLANMKRENKALWKEVAVLRQKHSQQQKLLSKILQFILSLMRGNYIVGVKRKRSLTDAAGASPSKYSRQYVRIPVESGQAMAFSEHNSDDEDGNGTGLIIRDITDTLENATNGLLAVAHTSGRARETQTALDPGLPICQVSQPNELNCVEPIPPVHINDVSKSGEIGNVAVELHAAQANAPEDPASVIDSILNENNSGNQSDPLLDREEIQDFLNCIDASLEELQAMLSGKQYNFGSEAFSDTFNPELPALDMNLMETPPGMENIANLADSTEDLGASERETAGSKDMQLIQYRANPLLSLFEELPSSEATGKTEDPKDLLLAPLEEKPALQPPSGGETVLPLAAPENQAEPPDALGMGDPPLLSEDGNGEYKLFPLLLLSPVANFIEEASEIETS